A stretch of Hydractinia symbiolongicarpus strain clone_291-10 chromosome 9, HSymV2.1, whole genome shotgun sequence DNA encodes these proteins:
- the LOC130657149 gene encoding TNF receptor-associated factor 6-like — MAMAEGGYDAKFVEEVATDIKCVVCHFPLRKPVQVIQCGHRFCEDCFEQMKNYSITRNTDLCCPLDRMVINSNQVFPDKGLERTILSLKVRCSNVAKGCIWVNDLRDLQPHLDADCDYTIVTCQNEGCNKQIQRNMLQQHVVQYCGQKDGDCNGKKIKELIAGLSSRLLECEMKIRERDGMLMMTEIRLINCEKDLKVTKHKLEKNEKNLLVTEHALSSCEKELKTTKDRLRDCEEKSLKKDAIIERLSCVNSMGFFQWTINNYNSVKWSEELNSPYFYSSYNGYKCQLSAEWYGPKRGQMGLFFHLCQGENDDELVWPFPMKVRLQSTDINGSIRSVTVSFLTHNLPDSWERPEGTRTRGIGSEEFLHMPQLTKYTQNDKMVIYCFFDL; from the exons ATGGCTATGGCAGAGGGTGGCTATGATGCAAAGTTTGTTGAAGAAGTAGCCACTGATATAAAATGTGTTGTGTGCCATTTTCCTCTCAGGAAACCTGTGCAAGTTATACAATGCGGGCACAGATTTTGTGAGGACTGTTTTGAACAAATGAAGAATTATTCCATAACTCG AAATACAGATCTTTGCTGTCCCTTAGATCGAATGGTTATAAACTCGAACCAA GTGTTTCCTGACAAAGGACTAGAGAGAACAATCCTCAGTTTAAAAGTGCGATGCTCTAATGTAGCAAAGGGTTGTATCTGGGTGAATGATTTGAGAGATTTGCAG CCACATTTAGATGCAGATTGCGACTACACCATAGTAACATGTCAGAATGAAGGTTGCAACAAGCAAATTCAACGTAACATGTTGCAACAACATGTTGTTCAGTATTGTGGTCAG AAAGATGGTGATTGCAATGGCAAGAAAATCAAAGAATTAATTGCTGGACTTAGTTCCAGATTACTGGAGTGTGAAATGAAAATCAGAGAAAGAGATGGGATGTTAATGATGACTGAAATAAGACTAATCAATTGCGAGAAAGACCTGAAGGTCACAAAACACAAGttagaaaaaaatgagaaaaacttGTTGGTGACAGAACATGCACTAAGCAGTTGTGAGAAGGAATTAAAGACTACGAAAGACAGGTTAAGAGATTGTGAagaaaaatcattgaaaaaagATGCGATTATTGAGCGTTTATCATGTGTGAATTCTATGGGGTTTTTTCAATGGACAATAAATAATTACAACAGCGTTAAATGGAGTGAAGAATTGAACAGTCCCTACTTCTATTCATCATATAATGGCTACAAATGTCAACTAAGTGCTGAATGGTATGGGCCTAAAAGAGGTCAAATGGGCTTGTTTTTTCACCTTTGCCAGGGCGAGAACGATGATGAATTAGTATGGCCATTCCCAATGAAAGTACGATTGCAATCTACTGACATCAATGGTAGTATAAGAAGTGTGACTGTTTCGTTTTTGACACATAATTTACCTGACAGTTGGGAAAGACCTGAAGGTACGAGAACAAGGGGAATCGGATCAGAAGAATTTTTACACATGCCGCAGTTGACAAAATATACTCAAAATGACAAAATGGTGATTTATTGTTTTTTCGATCTTTGA